The Brevinematia bacterium genome contains the following window.
AATCTATCTCCATAGGAATATCAGATGCAACCACAAATTTCGGCTCTAATCCCACGAGATTCATAATCCCATACCTAAACTGAACTTCAATTTCAGGCACTACGCTAGATATTATTACACCCGAAATTTCCTCCCTACCAACACCAAAATACCTGAGAGTGTTAAATATCGTCAAAGAAACCTCATCTACTGTTATAAAGTGATTAGTAGTAATCCTAAAATGCTTAAAATCAAAATCCGTTCCCTCTGAAGATATCCCTATCACAACATTCGTATTTCCTATATCAATACAAAGTATCTTTCTCATACCACATCAATAGCAAAACCCATCGCTGTTGCTTTGTAGCCAAATCTTTCAGTCAAACTATCATATCTTCCACCACCTGCGATAGAGTAAGGCAAGGTATCAACATAAACCTTAAAGAAAATACCACTATAGTAGTCTATATCGGGCACCAGAGTAGGATCAAAAATAGTATCACCAAAAATCTCATTCACCATACCCACACCTAACTTAATACCCAAAACCTCCATACCAAGAATATCAAAAACCTCATCAACAACTACCTCAACTTTCTCCTCAAACGAGAGATCTACAAACCTCTCAATAAGCCTAAACACCTCCTCTCCAGCCATATTCCTAAGCGAAGGCAGATCCTTGTTAGACAAAAGGTATCTCACAAGCTCTCTCTCATCCAACGGAAACTTGGAAAACACACTATCTAATACTTGTGAAAAGTTAAACACAAACTTATACTCATTAAAAACCTTCAAGCTCACAAACACAGAAAGCATCTCCTTCAATACTTCCAGAAGCTCCCTAAGATCATT
Protein-coding sequences here:
- a CDS encoding ATP phosphoribosyltransferase regulatory subunit, with amino-acid sequence MKEFLKSVFLAKKDLVGAPSGFSFEFNEKRRLVEPLYKIVETRGFVEVSTPTFDFFEVYEKTLGSGAKELFVFKDGSDFIVPRYDITTQIVRFLAPRVKSLKFPVKVFYYGDVFREPEFRWYPRQIGQFGVEIIGGGDNDLRELLEVLKEMLSVFVSLKVFNEYKFVFNFSQVLDSVFSKFPLDERELVRYLLSNKDLPSLRNMAGEEVFRLIERFVDLSFEEKVEVVVDEVFDILGMEVLGIKLGVGMVNEIFGDTIFDPTLVPDIDYYSGIFFKVYVDTLPYSIAGGGRYDSLTERFGYKATAMGFAIDVV